Sequence from the Anaerohalosphaeraceae bacterium genome:
CGAACCGACGGAAAAGATGACGATTTTCTGCGCAGTCAGCAAGATTACCGGCCCCAAAGGCACCAAAGTTACGCTCACCATTCGGAGGCCTTCCACCGGCGAAGTCAAAGACTACACCATTGTCCGCGACCGCATTGTCGTTCAGCCCATTCGCGGCTGGCAGCGGACCGAAAACGGTCAGTGGGACTTCTGGGTGGACAAGGCCAACCGCATCGGCTACGTGCGGCTTACTTCCTTTTCGGAAACCTCCCGCGACGAACTGGATCAGGTTTTGACTCAGCTGGAAAAAGAGGGAATGAAGGCCCTGATTCTGAACTTGCGGTATAACAGCGGCGGGTATCTGAACAGTGCCGCCGAAGTGGCCGACTTATTCCTCAGCAAAGGCATCATCGTCAAAAGCAATCCCCGGCACGGATTCGCCGCCTATGAGATGGCCCACGAAAAAGGCACCCATCCGAACTACCCGATGGTCGTTCTCATCAACGGCGGCAGCGCCAGCGCCTCGGAGATTGTCGCCGGCGCTCTTCAGGACCCCAAATATCGTCGGGCCACGCTGGTCGGCACCCGCAGCTACGGCAAGGGCTCCGTTCAGGTCGTTACGCCCTTTACCGGCGGCGGCTCCCAGCTGAAATACACTGTGGCCTATTATCACCTGCCCAGCGACCAGCCGGTGAAAAACCGCTATCAAATCGAAAAACTCGGACGCAAGGACTGGGGCATCGCACCGGATGTCGAAGTGGAAATGTACAGCCACGAAATCCGCCGAATGCTCGAAATCCAGCGCAGAAACGATATCCTCGTGCAGGCCTTCCACAACAATGGAGAGGAACGCCGTTACACCCTTGAGGAAACTCTGCTGTCCGACCCGCAGCTGTCGGCCGCCCTGCTGATCGTCCAGGCCAAACTGCTCCAGCAGGGCTGTGCGGTTCAGCCGCCGGATTTGAATCTCTGGCAGCAGCCGGTCGATCCGAATGAAGTCTTGTAAAGGACAAACAGCCCTATGAACAAACTCGAACAGCAGCGAAGAGAGAAATGTCAGCAGATTCGCCAAATGGGCATCGACCCGTACGGCGGCCGTTTCCCGAACACGGAACCGGCTCAGTCTGTCAAAAACCGCTATATCGACGGACAGGAAGGCCAGCGCGCCCGCTGCGCCGGACGCATCGTGCTCCTGCGCGACATCGGCAAACTGATTTTCATCACCCTGCGGGACTCCAGCGGAGCTATCCAGCTGGGGCTGAGCAAACAGCTCCTGGCCGAACAGTGGGAACTGGTCAAACGCATCGATCTGGGAGACCTGGTCGGAGCCGAAGGGGCGTTGGGCAAAACCAAAACCGGCGAAATCACCATCTGGGTCGAGCAGCTGACCCTGCTGAGCAAGGCCCTGCTGCCGCCGCCGGAAAAGTTTCACGGCCTGGCGGATGTGGACTTGCGCTACCGCCGCCGCTATGTGGACCTCTGGGCCAATCCGGAGACAATGCAGCGGTTCCTGAAACGCAGTGCCCTGGTGGCCTCCATCCGCGCCTTCCTTCATCAGCAGGGCTTCGTCGAGGTGGAAACGCCGATGATGCAGGCCGTTGCCGGCGGGGCCGCCGCACGTCCCTTCATTACACATCACAACGCACTCGACATCGATTTGTATCTGCGCATCGCACCCGAACTGTTCCTCAAACGGCTCTTGGTCGGAGGTATGGAAAAGATTTTCGAAATCAACCGAAACTTCCGCAACGAGGGCCTGAGCACCCGGCACAACCCGGAGTTTACGATGATGGAGCTCTATCAGGCCTATGCGGACTACCGCGATATGATGGACCTGACCGAATCGCTCATCAGCTCTCTGATAGAGACCCACTGTCAGGGACCGCTTCTGCCGTTCGGCTCGATGCAGGTCAACTGGGCCAGGCCCTGGCGTCGGGCCCGATACAGCGACCTGCTGGAGGAATATGCGGGCTGCCGGATTGACGATATTCCAGCCGTCCGTGCCAAAGCCCGCGCTCTGGGCATTGACGAAACCCAGATGGAAGACGCCGTCGTCATTAATGAACTCTTCGAAGCGGCCGTGGAGTCCAATCTGGTTAATCCGACCTTCGTGCTCGATTATCCGGCGGAACTGTGTCCGCTGACCCGAACCAGCAAGGCCGACCCCCGCTACGCCGAACGCTTCGAGCTGTACGCCGGCACGATGGAACTGGCCAACGCCTATACAGAGCTGAACGACCCGGATGTTCAGGAGGCCAACTTCCGCCGGCAGCTGCGGGGGCTGAGTGCCGATGAAAGCA
This genomic interval carries:
- the lysS gene encoding lysine--tRNA ligase — protein: MNKLEQQRREKCQQIRQMGIDPYGGRFPNTEPAQSVKNRYIDGQEGQRARCAGRIVLLRDIGKLIFITLRDSSGAIQLGLSKQLLAEQWELVKRIDLGDLVGAEGALGKTKTGEITIWVEQLTLLSKALLPPPEKFHGLADVDLRYRRRYVDLWANPETMQRFLKRSALVASIRAFLHQQGFVEVETPMMQAVAGGAAARPFITHHNALDIDLYLRIAPELFLKRLLVGGMEKIFEINRNFRNEGLSTRHNPEFTMMELYQAYADYRDMMDLTESLISSLIETHCQGPLLPFGSMQVNWARPWRRARYSDLLEEYAGCRIDDIPAVRAKARALGIDETQMEDAVVINELFEAAVESNLVNPTFVLDYPAELCPLTRTSKADPRYAERFELYAGTMELANAYTELNDPDVQEANFRRQLRGLSADESMARMDEDFITALKYGMPPAGGLGIGIDRLVMLLTDAPSIRDVILFPLLKPAPAGPLPECAEETDASS